DNA sequence from the Sinorhizobium sp. RAC02 genome:
CTTAGCAGACAAGGCGGCAGATCGTGCGAAATGAAGAATATCCGCTCCATGTCGAGGCAAATCCGCGCTCTCCCATCATCCAGCCGGGACAGAATGCCTGGCAGGTGGCAACAGCCGACCGGCTCGGTGTTCTCGTTGATGGCGAGGCGTATTTCCAGGCGCTGGAACGTGTTTTGGAGCAGGCACGCAACGAAATCTGGATTGTTGGCTGGGATTTCAATCCGGACATTCCGGTTCGCCCGGGAGAACCACGGTCGCCGACGCTCGGCGCCTTCCTGCTGAGGCTCGTCGAGGAGCGCCCTGATCTGACCATTCGTGTCCTCGTTTGGGCGATGGGGCCGGTCTATTCCGGCAAATCGCTGAAAATGTTCCGCAAGCGGCGCTGGTCTTCCCATCCCCGCATCAGGCTCGCTTTCGACAGCCGCCATCCGATCCGTGGCTCTCACCACCAGAAGTTTGTCGTGGTCGACGACCGTGTCGCCTTTGTCGGCGGCATCGACCTGACGGCGAAACGCTGGGACACCAGCGACCACAGCGTCGATGACCCGCGCCGCACCATGCCTTCGGGCGAGCGCTACGAGCCCGTGCACGACATGCAGGTGGTGATGGATGGGGACGCGGCGCGGCTGGTGGGCGAACTCGCACGCCGGCGATGGTCACACGCCACCGACGAGGCGGTTCCGGTTTGCACGGGCCAGAGTGCCGCGAGCCTTGATGATCTCTCCGCCGACATGATCAATACCAGCGTCGCCTTTGCCCGAACCGAGCCGGGAATTCGCGGGCGTCCGGCTGCGCGAGAGGCGATGGACCTCACCCTTGCCGCGCTCTCGGCGGCGCGCGAGCACATCTATATCGAAAGCCAGTATTTTGCCTCGAAGACGATTTGCGACCTGCTGTGCGAAAAGCTTGCCGACCCTGTCGGTCCGGAGGTCGTCGTGATCTCGACGTTGAGTTCCCACGGCACGATCGAGCGCCTCGTGCTCGGCGCCAACCGCGACCGCTTCATCCGACGGCTCAGCCAATGCGACAAGCATGGTCGCCTGCGTGCTTTCTATCCCGTCGTGCCTAAACCGGATGGGACAGAACAGGAGATCATCATCCATTCCAAAACCATCGTGGTCGACGATGTGTTCCTGCGCGTCGGTTCGTCCAATCTCAACCAGCGTAGCGAAGGGCTTGATACGGAGCTTGACGTGGCAATCGAGGCGCGGACGGATGCGGAACGCGCGAGCATCGTTGCCTTGCGCGACCGGTTCGCGGCGGAACATCTGGATGTGGAGCCTGCCGCATTCGGGGCAGCTGTCCGTGCGAAAGGCTCTCTTGTAGGGGCAATCGACGCGTTCAATACGCGGGAGCGTGGCCTGAGGCCATTTCTGCAGGCTGAGGGCCGGGGTGCCATCGAACCGGTTTTCGGAACGGGGCTTGTTGACCCGGTAGCACCCTGGTGGCCTCTTTCTGCATGGCTGCGATCGGCGCACACCTTCGCGCGGCGTCAGCTTGGATTGTCACGCAGGCCGGCTTCGTCCTTCGATCCGAGCAAGGCTTCGCTCGCCAGTAGCGAGACGAGCCCTAACGGCAGCGGGATGAAGAAATAGACGACACGGAAAGCGATCAACGCGCCGATCGAGGCGGAACTCCCGAGCAGGAAGGAAATCGCTGCCTCCAAGACGCCGATCCCGCCCGGCACATGGCTCACAAGTGCCGTGAGATTGCCGACGACATAGGCGGCGGTGGTTTCCATGTAGCTTGCCGCGCCATCAAGAAGCTGATGCAGGCAGGCCGCGACGAAGGCAAAGTTGACTGTGCCGACACAGATTTGCAGGGCGGCAAGATGCGGTTTCGGCAAGGCAAAGTGCCAGCTTTTCACCTTCAATTCGCCGCGCACGAAGACGGCCAGCAGGAGGTAAGCGGCGCACACCGCAAGGCAGCAGAAGCCGAGCGCGATGGACGCCGTCGTTCCCAGCCCGGCAACCTTGCCGGCCGTACCGGGGAGCACGAGAAGGCAGAGCCCGGCAAGTGTGATCAGGCCGAGACCGACCGTAACGCCGCAGAAGACGATCAGCTTGGCGATCTCTTCGGCATTCAAGCCCCAGCGTGCATAGAAGCGGTAGCGCACGGCGCCGCTGCTGAGGGCCGCAACGCCAACATTGTGCCCGATCGACAGGCTTGTGAAGGAGGCGAGCGCCGCGCGTGGATAGGCAAGCGGTTTGCCGACGTAACGCAAACCGAGAAAATCGAAGAGCGTCAGGCAAAAATAGGAACAGGCCGCGAAGGCAAGCGCGAAAACCATGTTCGTTCGCGGGATGGCGGCGATTGAAGCCTGGATATCCTGCCAGGAGTACTGGTTCAAAGCCCGGTAGACCAGATAGCCGGCGACGAGAACGGCGCAGGCGACAAGCGCGTGGAGCAGGTGGGTGCGATTCATTCGGTCTGTCTTTCCTCACTCGGTGGAGCGGGAACGAAAACAAGCCTTTCCGTGTTCCGACGGCGACAAACAATTGAAAGGAAAGGCATGGGCAGGCGGCTCAGGATCGCGACCTACAATGTGCACAGCTGCTTTGGCACCGACCGCAAGCTCGACCCGGCGCGGATCGCTGCGGTGATTGCGGAATGCGAAGCGGACATCGTTGCGCTCCAGGAGGTCGACGTGGCGCGCGCCCGCAGCGGTGGCATCGACCAGGCACAGACGATTGCTTCGCATCTGCAAATGATGTCGCATTTTCACCCCGCACTTCATCTCGAGGAGGAGCGCTATGGTGATGCGCTCCTGACGGCGCTTCCGACACGTCTCGTCAAGGCGGACGGCCTGCCGTCGCGCGGAGAACCGCGCGGCGCGCTCTGGGTCGAAGTGCCGGTCGAGGCGATAAAGCTCCAGATTTTCGTCACCCATCTCGGTCTCCTCGGCGCGGAGCGCGTGCGGCAGACAGAAGCTCTGATCGGTCCGGGCTGGCTCGGCGCTCCGATGCCGGAGGGGTCGCGCGTCCTGCTTGCCGGGGACCTCAATGCCATAGCGCGCTCGGCCTCGTATCGGATGGTGGCGCGCCGGCTGCGTGACGTGCAGGTCGAGGCGGGTGGCAGGCCGCGGCCGACATTTCCCTCGCGCCTGCCGCTCCTGCGGATCGATCACATGTTTGTCGGTGAGGGGATCCGCGTGCACAGAGCCTTCGTCCACGACAGCCCGCTTGCCCGCCGGGCCTCGGATCACCTGCCGCTCTGTGCCGATCTGGAAATCGGATAGCGGACAAATCGCGGCAGACAGGGAACTTCCGTCCGTCGTCGCAATTTATCGTTTTGCCTTGAAAGGAGGAAAAAATGGAAAACCATTCGGATGTCCAGTTGCATTTCGATGTCTTGAGCTGCCGGGCGCTCCTGTGCTGCGCCGGCAAGGAATACATCTTGCCGGATACCTATCCGAGCCGGGAGGCAGCCCATGCCGCGGCGCAGACGTTCGTCCGCGAAACGCTCGGTTTGAAGGATGACCGCGATCACGCTTCCGGCGATGTTGCAATCTGGCTGCGGTGAAAAACGCTCCTCAAAGGAAAGCGTGACGCCCGGTCTCAACAGGAGGTTTCGGTCATGCCGGCAAAATCAAAAGCGCAACAAAAGGCCGCCGGGGCCGCTCTGGCGGCAAAACGCGGCGACATGAAGAAGAGCGAGTTGAAGGGGGCTTCAAAGAGCATGGAAAAATCCATGTCCGAAAACCAGTTGGAGGAATTGGCATCGACGAAACGCAAGGGCAAGCCCGAGCACGTGCCGAAAACCGACTGACGCCTACCGCAACCTCGCGGCAGGCGTCAAATTCCGAAAAAGTGCATGGCGGCGTGTCGAAAGCACTGCTTAAATACCGCCCATGCAGAGATATTTCATTTCGAGATAGTCCTCCAGCCCGTGGCGCGAGCCTTCGCGGCCGATACCGGATTGTTTCATGCCGCCGAACGGTGCTGCTTCGGAAGACATGCGGCCCGTATTGATCCCGACCATTCCGTATTCCAAGGCTTCCGCCACCCGCCAGACCCGGCTGAGGTTCGATGCATAGAAATAGGCGGCGAGGCCGTAGATCGTGTCGTTCGCTTCGCGCACCACCTGGTCGGCATCGTCAAAGCGGATGATCGGCGCCAGCGGGCCGAAGGTTTCCTCCTGGGCCACGCGCATGGTGTGAGATATGCCGGTCAGCACGGTCGGCGCGTAAAAGGTACCCACGCCGTCGATCCGCCGGCCACCGCAGCGGATGCTTCCACCCTTTTCGACCGCGTCGGCGACATGCGCCTCGATCTTGGCGCGGGCGCGCGTGTCGATCAGCGGGCCGATCGCGACGCCCGGATCGAAACCGTCGCCGACGGAAAGCGTCTCGACGCGTTCGGTGAATTTCCGCGCGAACTCGTCATGGACGCCGGACTGAACATAGAGTCGGTTGGCGGAGACGCAGGTCTGCCCGGCATTGCGGAACTTGGCCTGTATGGCGCCATCTACCGCGGCGTCCACATCAGCGTCGTCGAAAACGATGAAGGGCGCGTTGCCGCCGAGTTCCAGGCTGAGCTTCTTCACCTGATCGGAGCACTGGCGCATGAGGAGCCGCCCCACTTCCGTCGAGCCGGTGAAGCTGATCTTGCGAACCTTTGGGTGCGAGCAGAGTTCCCGTCCGACGACATCGCCATCGGACGCATAGATGAGATTGACCACGCCGGACGGAAAACCCGCTTTTTCAGCAAGTGCGAACATCGCACCCGCCACCAGCGGCGTCTGTTCGGCGGGCTTCAGCACGACCGTGCAACCGGCAGCGAGCGCCGGCGAGATCTTGCGCGCCACCATCGAGGCCGGAAAATTCCATGGCGTGATCGCACCGACAACGCCGATCGGCTGCTTGATGACCAGCATGCGGCGATCCCGCGACGGCGCCGGTATGGTTTCGCCGTAGATCCGGTTGGCTTCCTCGGCATACCATTGCAGATAGGCGGCGGCGTGCGAGACTTCTGATTTCGCCTCGGCAAGCGGCTTTCCCATTTCGGCGGTCAGGATGGTGGCGAGATCGTCGGTGTGGCGCACGATCAGCTGGTGCCAGCGCCACAGCGTATCCGAGCGTTCGCGGGCGGTCTGCGCGGCCCATTCCGTCTGCGCTTCGGATGCCCGCTCGATCGCCGCGCGGGTTTCGTCCACGCCCATGTCCGGGAGTTCGGCCAGGATTTCGCCCGTCGCGGGATTGAAGACCTCGAAGGTTTCCCGATTTGTAGGCCTGCCCAGCCAGGCGGCATCAGCGATACGTTCGAACAGGCCCGGCTCGGCAAGCCGGCGCATAAGATTGTTTGACAGAGTCACGTTGTATCCTCCCGGCTGTCCGGCTCTTATCTTCGGGAGCTACAGCTGAATTCTTTGCCAGACAATGCCCGACGTTCATCTCGGCAGGGAGGGGGCGAATTGTCACCGGTACAAATCACAGGCCGAACCGTCTATTGCGGCGTCTCGCTCTTGATTTCCCGCAGCAGGTCCCGTGCCTTGTAGAAGTTGGGATTGCGTCCGAGCACATGCTCCAGATCGGCCACCGCCTTGTCGGCCCGCCCTGTTTCCCGCAAGGCGACGGCACGGCCATAATAGGTTTCCTCATTGTCGAGCTTCAGCGCGATGACCGTGTCGAAATCGGCAATTGCCTGATCGTATTGCTTCCTGTCGAGGAAAACGATGGCCCGATTTTGCTGGGCACTTCTTTGCCGCGGATCGAGTTGGAGGGCACGGTCGAAATCTGCCAGTGCCTTCTCTAGCTTGCCGTCTCGGCGATAGATTTCCCCACGGTTGTTGTAGTGGTCGGCATGGTTCGGATTGAGCGCGACGGCCTTGTCCAGGTCGACAAAGGCGCCGTCGAAGTCGCCGAGGCGATAGCGGACGAAGCCGCGGGAGGAGAGGGCCACGTCATCGCCCGGATTGAGGGCGAGGGCCTTGTCCAAATAGGCAAGTGCCGGCCTGTTGTCATCCTGTTCGGCGTGGCTGACGCCGAGGTTGCGCTGGTACTCCGCATTGTCGGGGTCCCGTTCGACCGCGCGCCTGAAATCCTCTGCAGCGCGCACAAAATCACCTTTTGCGACATAGGCGGAACCCCGCAGATTGTACCAGGACGCCTGCCTGCCATCGAGCTCAATCGCTTTGTCGAAGTCGGCGATGCCACGATCGATCTCTCCTTTGTATATCCATGCCGAACCCCGGCTCTGAATGCTCTCGGCGCGCTGCGGCTCGAGGCGCAGAGCTTCGTCGAAATCGACGATCGCCCGGTCGAACTGCTTTTTCATCGCATAGGCAGTGCCGCGCGACGTGTAGGAGCTGGCGGTGGGTTTGCGCCTTATCGCCTCGTTGAAATCGGCGATGCCCTTGTCGAGTGCGCCGGAC
Encoded proteins:
- a CDS encoding phospholipase D-like domain-containing protein translates to MRNEEYPLHVEANPRSPIIQPGQNAWQVATADRLGVLVDGEAYFQALERVLEQARNEIWIVGWDFNPDIPVRPGEPRSPTLGAFLLRLVEERPDLTIRVLVWAMGPVYSGKSLKMFRKRRWSSHPRIRLAFDSRHPIRGSHHQKFVVVDDRVAFVGGIDLTAKRWDTSDHSVDDPRRTMPSGERYEPVHDMQVVMDGDAARLVGELARRRWSHATDEAVPVCTGQSAASLDDLSADMINTSVAFARTEPGIRGRPAAREAMDLTLAALSAAREHIYIESQYFASKTICDLLCEKLADPVGPEVVVISTLSSHGTIERLVLGANRDRFIRRLSQCDKHGRLRAFYPVVPKPDGTEQEIIIHSKTIVVDDVFLRVGSSNLNQRSEGLDTELDVAIEARTDAERASIVALRDRFAAEHLDVEPAAFGAAVRAKGSLVGAIDAFNTRERGLRPFLQAEGRGAIEPVFGTGLVDPVAPWWPLSAWLRSAHTFARRQLGLSRRPASSFDPSKASLASSETSPNGSGMKK
- a CDS encoding lysylphosphatidylglycerol synthase domain-containing protein, whose product is MNRTHLLHALVACAVLVAGYLVYRALNQYSWQDIQASIAAIPRTNMVFALAFAACSYFCLTLFDFLGLRYVGKPLAYPRAALASFTSLSIGHNVGVAALSSGAVRYRFYARWGLNAEEIAKLIVFCGVTVGLGLITLAGLCLLVLPGTAGKVAGLGTTASIALGFCCLAVCAAYLLLAVFVRGELKVKSWHFALPKPHLAALQICVGTVNFAFVAACLHQLLDGAASYMETTAAYVVGNLTALVSHVPGGIGVLEAAISFLLGSSASIGALIAFRVVYFFIPLPLGLVSLLASEALLGSKDEAGLRDNPS
- a CDS encoding endonuclease/exonuclease/phosphatase family protein; amino-acid sequence: MGRRLRIATYNVHSCFGTDRKLDPARIAAVIAECEADIVALQEVDVARARSGGIDQAQTIASHLQMMSHFHPALHLEEERYGDALLTALPTRLVKADGLPSRGEPRGALWVEVPVEAIKLQIFVTHLGLLGAERVRQTEALIGPGWLGAPMPEGSRVLLAGDLNAIARSASYRMVARRLRDVQVEAGGRPRPTFPSRLPLLRIDHMFVGEGIRVHRAFVHDSPLARRASDHLPLCADLEIG
- a CDS encoding DUF3008 family protein, which translates into the protein MPAKSKAQQKAAGAALAAKRGDMKKSELKGASKSMEKSMSENQLEELASTKRKGKPEHVPKTD
- a CDS encoding NAD-dependent succinate-semialdehyde dehydrogenase, producing MRRLAEPGLFERIADAAWLGRPTNRETFEVFNPATGEILAELPDMGVDETRAAIERASEAQTEWAAQTARERSDTLWRWHQLIVRHTDDLATILTAEMGKPLAEAKSEVSHAAAYLQWYAEEANRIYGETIPAPSRDRRMLVIKQPIGVVGAITPWNFPASMVARKISPALAAGCTVVLKPAEQTPLVAGAMFALAEKAGFPSGVVNLIYASDGDVVGRELCSHPKVRKISFTGSTEVGRLLMRQCSDQVKKLSLELGGNAPFIVFDDADVDAAVDGAIQAKFRNAGQTCVSANRLYVQSGVHDEFARKFTERVETLSVGDGFDPGVAIGPLIDTRARAKIEAHVADAVEKGGSIRCGGRRIDGVGTFYAPTVLTGISHTMRVAQEETFGPLAPIIRFDDADQVVREANDTIYGLAAYFYASNLSRVWRVAEALEYGMVGINTGRMSSEAAPFGGMKQSGIGREGSRHGLEDYLEMKYLCMGGI
- a CDS encoding tetratricopeptide repeat protein translates to MRVLSSKQGRTRQHACLDSVPLRAVERVSAMKAVFGAMIVLMAACFTPVGAQDSLSGNTPIETIENLNRAIRLDPTNPISYNKRGMAHLFAGRPEQAAADFATVIEMLPNNAVAYQNRARAYLEAGDFGRSIADFDESLKLDPTWAESYQGRGVAHTKSGALDKGIADFNEAIRRKPTASSYTSRGTAYAMKKQFDRAIVDFDEALRLEPQRAESIQSRGSAWIYKGEIDRGIADFDKAIELDGRQASWYNLRGSAYVAKGDFVRAAEDFRRAVERDPDNAEYQRNLGVSHAEQDDNRPALAYLDKALALNPGDDVALSSRGFVRYRLGDFDGAFVDLDKAVALNPNHADHYNNRGEIYRRDGKLEKALADFDRALQLDPRQRSAQQNRAIVFLDRKQYDQAIADFDTVIALKLDNEETYYGRAVALRETGRADKAVADLEHVLGRNPNFYKARDLLREIKSETPQ